TTGTCATCTTTCTCGCTCAAACGCATATCTTCTATAGGAGACCAGTTCTCTTGAAAAGCTTCTAAATAGCCATTGAGTTTGTTGTCTCTGGCGTATTTTTCTATTAGATTAAATAGAGATATGGCCCAATTTAAAGCCTCTTCATCTGCGGTGTACCGGTAAAATTCAGAAAGTGCATAGATGCCAAAAGCCTGAGCATAAATTTGTTTTCTTTTATTTACTGGGTTTCCTTCATGATCCAATTCCCAGTAAAGACCTTTAAATTCCTGATCTTGAAAATTAGTTTTCAGATACGTATAAGCCCTATCAGCATAGGTTTTATAGGTGTCATTTTTATAAAAGTTACCTGCTGCTGAGAATGACCAAAGCAGGCGCGTATTTAAAATAATACCTTTATTAGCGTCTGCGATTAGATTATTATTAAAATCACGTCTGCCGTAAAAGCCGCCGTTGACCGTATCTACGCTATTGGTTTTCCAATAGGTTAGAATACTGTCAAGCTCACTTCTGATCTCGTTTTTAAATTGTATAAACTCTTCATTCTTCATCATTGAGGGTCATATTCTGTGCTACTTGTGAAATTATATTTTGAACGGAAGCAGCTGAAGTAAATGCATCTTGGGGTGTATTCATCACATAGTCAAGAATTCTGTCTATAGAAGAGACCGCTACATGGGAGCGTGTGTCAGATGAGGCATAATAGATAAAAAGTGTCCCATCATCATCCTGAATCCAGCCATTACCGAAAAGTACATTAGGTACATCACCTACTGTTTCTATATAATTGGGAGCCATAAAATAACCGGAAGGTTGGTAGATTACTTTAGAAATATCATCAAGCGCGGTCATAAAAAGGTATAAGGTATAACGTAGGCCTCCGGCTGTATTTCTAACGCCATGAGCCAAGTGTAGCCAGCCCTCTTTAGTTTTGATAGGGGCAGGACCCAGACCGTTTTTCAATTCATAAATCGTATGGTAAACTTTACGGTTAATGATTTTTTCATCTTCTAAAACCGGGTTAGTCATATCTGTGATATATCCCAGTCCTATTCCTCCGCCATTTCCTACTTCGATAAAACCGTCTTGGGGACGGGTATATAAGGCATACTTACCATCTACAAACTCGGGATGCATAACAACATTACGCTGCTGTCCTGAAGTTGAAATTAGATCGGGTAAACGTTCCCAGTTGGTCAAATCTTTAGTACGGGCTATACCGGCATTAGCGATTGCCGCAGAGGTATCTCCCGGTCTTTCTTTGTCTTTGCGCTCTGTACAAAAAATACCATAAATCCAACCGTC
The sequence above is a segment of the Leeuwenhoekiella sp. MAR_2009_132 genome. Coding sequences within it:
- a CDS encoding glycosidase, giving the protein MDLTENNKALHKKISNYQELVNNHAEFLAIPNQPEKHSNGIFKRYINPVLTATHAPLEWRYDFNAETNPFGMERIGINATFNPGAMKLKDNYILAVRVEGNDRKSFFAIAESPNGVDNFKFWDKPLILPQTHEPDTNVYDMRLTRHEDGWIYGIFCTERKDKERPGDTSAAIANAGIARTKDLTNWERLPDLISTSGQQRNVVMHPEFVDGKYALYTRPQDGFIEVGNGGGIGLGYITDMTNPVLEDEKIINRKVYHTIYELKNGLGPAPIKTKEGWLHLAHGVRNTAGGLRYTLYLFMTALDDISKVIYQPSGYFMAPNYIETVGDVPNVLFGNGWIQDDDGTLFIYYASSDTRSHVAVSSIDRILDYVMNTPQDAFTSAASVQNIISQVAQNMTLNDEE